One part of the Phoenix dactylifera cultivar Barhee BC4 chromosome 4, palm_55x_up_171113_PBpolish2nd_filt_p, whole genome shotgun sequence genome encodes these proteins:
- the LOC103695792 gene encoding protein CHUP1, chloroplastic-like isoform X2 — protein MKGLVERDKKDMKPLIFKLGVALALSIAGYFASRFHSRPRLPPPPASSSGDKPENAGKSATVGAATAGRRGLKDELPIIRREEALAKIIHGTSTSTITTAATVLGLSPICKSSEDEEEFLLPEFNQIVVREFEAAQQDLEASTKIPMSSKFDIKDVEMEQEIAYLRNLVQSLQEREESLELQMLEYYGLKEQEATVRELENRLKMNMMEVKLLSLKIESMQDENQKLKTQVSDYSRVMTELESAKSMIKLLKRKLKSDGEQARDKLASLQQRIAVLQENEHKNGKNDVEFESKLERLQEVEDEAAELRKENLRLVQEKLDLVQKLEATTQMISSATLNAPEAVLEEVYCLREENKKLAREIEQLQTNRCADVEELVYLRWINACLRYELRNYQAPPGKTAASDLSRSLSPNSEEKAKELILEYANLGIDEKNISLVDFDSESCSSSQASTGECDDASFDLSLSTENSSSRKSKFIKKLKKLVLGKGRNRSKNSLVDKTHASCGDSAIRGSVSTCSLDDMIGRNSCDSISSCFSMEHASTNHLIGMESHANGKFQNKGAWSKGFYRTSFDVPRLRKLNPEEVKEGRVGHCKSDLGTSTSHSKMVSVDDSVISMSHDNLLDHGDVDVSEQNELKKYAEVLKSSHALPKVKKRSASLSYN, from the exons ATGAAGGGGCTGGTGGAGAGGGACAAGAAGGACATGAAGCCTCTGATTTTTAAATTGGGCGTCGCTCTGGCCCTCTCCATCGCTGGCTACTTCGCCTCTCGATTCCATTCCCGCCCCCGCCTTCCCCCTCCTCCCGCCTCCTCTTCAG GCGATAAGCCGGAAAACGCTGGCAAATCCGCGACCGTTGGCGCTGCCACAGCCGGTAGAAGAGGCCTCAAGGATGAACTCCCCATTATTCGAAGA GAGGAAGCTTTGGCCAAGATAATCCACGGGACATCCACCTCCACTATCACGACCGCCGCCACCGTTTTGGGGTTGTCTCCGATCTGTAAGAGTTCAGAGGATGAAGAGGAGTTCCTTTTACCAGAGTTTAATCAGATAGTTGTGAGGGAGTTTGAGGCAGCTCAGCAAGACTTGGAGGCTAGCACGAAAATCCCCATGAGTAGCAAGTTTGATATCAAGGATGTGGAAATGGAGCAGGAGATTGCATACCTTCGCAACTTGGTGCAGTCTCTCCAGGAGAGGGAAGAAAGCCTTGAGTTGCAGATGCTCGAGTATTATGGATTAAAGGAACAGGAGGCCACTGTGAGAGAGCTGGAGAACAGGTTGAAGATGAACATGATGGAGGTTAAGCTGTTATCACTaaagattgagtccatgcaagaTGAAAACCAGAAACTCAAAACTCAGGTGTCGGACTACTCGAGAGTAATGACTGAACTGGAGTCTGCAAAGTCAATGATTAAGCTTCTGAAGAGGAAACTAAAATCAGATGGAGAGCAGGCAAGGGATAAGCTAGCTTCCCTTCAGCAGAGAATTGCTGTGTTGCAAGAAAATGAGCACAAGAATGGGAAAAATGATGTAGAGTTTGAGAGCAAGTTGGAGAGGCTGCAGGAGGTGGAAGATGAAGCTGCTGAGCTTAGAAAGGAGAACTTAAGACTGGTACAGGAGAAATTGGACTTGGTACAGAAATTGGAGGCTACTACGCAAATGATATCATCTGCCACTCTAAATGCCCCTGAG GCAGTACTGGAAGAAGTTTATTGCTtgagagaagaaaataaaaagttgGCAAGGGAAATTGAGCAGCTTCAAACCAATCGTTGTGCAGATGTTGAAGAATTGGTATATCTTAGGTGGATCAATGCCTGCTTACGATATGAGCTGAGGAATTATCAGGCTCCGCCAGGGAAGACAGCAGCAAGTGATCTAAGTAGGAGCTTGAGTCCAAATTCAGAAGAGAAAGCCAAGGAGCTCATATTGGAATATGCAAATTTAGGTATTGATGAGAAAAATATCAGCCTTGTGGACTTTGATTCGGagtcttgttcttcttcacaaGCATCCACTGGGGAGTGTGATGATGCTTCCTTTGACCTCTCTTTGTCAACGGAAAACAGCAGCTCAAGGAAATCAAAGTTTATTAAAAAACTTAAGAAGCTGGTACTGGGAAAAGGCAGGAACAGGAGCAAAaattccttggtagataaaACTCATGCGAGCTGTGGTGATTCAGCGATAAGGGGATCTGTTTCAACTTGTTCCTTGGATGATATGATTGGAAGAAACTCGTGTGACAGTATTTCTTCATGCTTTTCGATGGAACATGCCTCAACCAATCATCTAATAGGAATGGAATCACATGCTAAtggaaaatttcaaaataaaggtGCTTGGTCTAAGGGTTTCTATAGAACCTCTTTTGATGTTCCAAGACTAAGGAAGCTTAATCCAGAGGAAGTTAAAGAGGGTCGAGTAGGACATTGTAAAAGTGATTTGGGAACATCAACCAGTCACAGCAAAATGGTAAGCGTAGATGACAGTGTGATCAGTATGAGCCATGATAATTTACTCGATCATGGAGATGTTGATGTTTCTGAGCAGAATGAGCTGAAGAAATATGCTGAAGTTTTGAAGAGTTCTCATGCATTGCCGAAAGTAAAGAAAAGATCAGCATCATTAAGTTATAATTGA
- the LOC103695792 gene encoding protein CHUP1, chloroplastic-like isoform X1, with amino-acid sequence MKGLVERDKKDMKPLIFKLGVALALSIAGYFASRFHSRPRLPPPPASSSAGDKPENAGKSATVGAATAGRRGLKDELPIIRREEALAKIIHGTSTSTITTAATVLGLSPICKSSEDEEEFLLPEFNQIVVREFEAAQQDLEASTKIPMSSKFDIKDVEMEQEIAYLRNLVQSLQEREESLELQMLEYYGLKEQEATVRELENRLKMNMMEVKLLSLKIESMQDENQKLKTQVSDYSRVMTELESAKSMIKLLKRKLKSDGEQARDKLASLQQRIAVLQENEHKNGKNDVEFESKLERLQEVEDEAAELRKENLRLVQEKLDLVQKLEATTQMISSATLNAPEAVLEEVYCLREENKKLAREIEQLQTNRCADVEELVYLRWINACLRYELRNYQAPPGKTAASDLSRSLSPNSEEKAKELILEYANLGIDEKNISLVDFDSESCSSSQASTGECDDASFDLSLSTENSSSRKSKFIKKLKKLVLGKGRNRSKNSLVDKTHASCGDSAIRGSVSTCSLDDMIGRNSCDSISSCFSMEHASTNHLIGMESHANGKFQNKGAWSKGFYRTSFDVPRLRKLNPEEVKEGRVGHCKSDLGTSTSHSKMVSVDDSVISMSHDNLLDHGDVDVSEQNELKKYAEVLKSSHALPKVKKRSASLSYN; translated from the exons ATGAAGGGGCTGGTGGAGAGGGACAAGAAGGACATGAAGCCTCTGATTTTTAAATTGGGCGTCGCTCTGGCCCTCTCCATCGCTGGCTACTTCGCCTCTCGATTCCATTCCCGCCCCCGCCTTCCCCCTCCTCCCGCCTCCTCTTCAG CAGGCGATAAGCCGGAAAACGCTGGCAAATCCGCGACCGTTGGCGCTGCCACAGCCGGTAGAAGAGGCCTCAAGGATGAACTCCCCATTATTCGAAGA GAGGAAGCTTTGGCCAAGATAATCCACGGGACATCCACCTCCACTATCACGACCGCCGCCACCGTTTTGGGGTTGTCTCCGATCTGTAAGAGTTCAGAGGATGAAGAGGAGTTCCTTTTACCAGAGTTTAATCAGATAGTTGTGAGGGAGTTTGAGGCAGCTCAGCAAGACTTGGAGGCTAGCACGAAAATCCCCATGAGTAGCAAGTTTGATATCAAGGATGTGGAAATGGAGCAGGAGATTGCATACCTTCGCAACTTGGTGCAGTCTCTCCAGGAGAGGGAAGAAAGCCTTGAGTTGCAGATGCTCGAGTATTATGGATTAAAGGAACAGGAGGCCACTGTGAGAGAGCTGGAGAACAGGTTGAAGATGAACATGATGGAGGTTAAGCTGTTATCACTaaagattgagtccatgcaagaTGAAAACCAGAAACTCAAAACTCAGGTGTCGGACTACTCGAGAGTAATGACTGAACTGGAGTCTGCAAAGTCAATGATTAAGCTTCTGAAGAGGAAACTAAAATCAGATGGAGAGCAGGCAAGGGATAAGCTAGCTTCCCTTCAGCAGAGAATTGCTGTGTTGCAAGAAAATGAGCACAAGAATGGGAAAAATGATGTAGAGTTTGAGAGCAAGTTGGAGAGGCTGCAGGAGGTGGAAGATGAAGCTGCTGAGCTTAGAAAGGAGAACTTAAGACTGGTACAGGAGAAATTGGACTTGGTACAGAAATTGGAGGCTACTACGCAAATGATATCATCTGCCACTCTAAATGCCCCTGAG GCAGTACTGGAAGAAGTTTATTGCTtgagagaagaaaataaaaagttgGCAAGGGAAATTGAGCAGCTTCAAACCAATCGTTGTGCAGATGTTGAAGAATTGGTATATCTTAGGTGGATCAATGCCTGCTTACGATATGAGCTGAGGAATTATCAGGCTCCGCCAGGGAAGACAGCAGCAAGTGATCTAAGTAGGAGCTTGAGTCCAAATTCAGAAGAGAAAGCCAAGGAGCTCATATTGGAATATGCAAATTTAGGTATTGATGAGAAAAATATCAGCCTTGTGGACTTTGATTCGGagtcttgttcttcttcacaaGCATCCACTGGGGAGTGTGATGATGCTTCCTTTGACCTCTCTTTGTCAACGGAAAACAGCAGCTCAAGGAAATCAAAGTTTATTAAAAAACTTAAGAAGCTGGTACTGGGAAAAGGCAGGAACAGGAGCAAAaattccttggtagataaaACTCATGCGAGCTGTGGTGATTCAGCGATAAGGGGATCTGTTTCAACTTGTTCCTTGGATGATATGATTGGAAGAAACTCGTGTGACAGTATTTCTTCATGCTTTTCGATGGAACATGCCTCAACCAATCATCTAATAGGAATGGAATCACATGCTAAtggaaaatttcaaaataaaggtGCTTGGTCTAAGGGTTTCTATAGAACCTCTTTTGATGTTCCAAGACTAAGGAAGCTTAATCCAGAGGAAGTTAAAGAGGGTCGAGTAGGACATTGTAAAAGTGATTTGGGAACATCAACCAGTCACAGCAAAATGGTAAGCGTAGATGACAGTGTGATCAGTATGAGCCATGATAATTTACTCGATCATGGAGATGTTGATGTTTCTGAGCAGAATGAGCTGAAGAAATATGCTGAAGTTTTGAAGAGTTCTCATGCATTGCCGAAAGTAAAGAAAAGATCAGCATCATTAAGTTATAATTGA